TTAAACAAACGTGTTGTGCCCGTGTTGGGCAGGTCACGTGCCGTGCCGTGCTATGCTCGATTttaacgtgttgtgttgtgccataaACGTGCTGGCCCGTTCCAATGTACACGTCTACATCCGGGTAACCCTGACCTGCCGTGCCGTGCTATTCCGATATCACAAAAAAggccccatttttttttgttcGCCTAGGACACCCCAATACCGTAAGACATCCCTGGGCGAGATTATTAGTTTAATCTAGAAAGTAAATGATGGAGCCCATTGTTCGACCTCAATGCAAATCAATAACTACCCCATCAAATCAAAATACAGTTTTACTAATACACTTGATGATCCAAAACTCATTGGCTATGGTGGATAATAAAGGTGAGTATACTTGCAACTTAAAGTACCCAATCCACCCTCTTTTAATGTATGGAAGGGATATGGGTAGAAAGGCAGCTTCACTATGGTATGCATTTATCCTTTCCCTAAATTGCGTGAATAGTGCGAGACGGATACTCGATATCCATTTTATTTACCCAATTTGATGTTGGGTATGTTGTATAGGTTAAAAGATAATTAATCGAAAGAGATAAGAAAGGtaaagaaaataagagagttttagtaaaaaagagagtagaaaagagaagtgttagtGTAAAACTGTGAAAACCTGAAACAGATACTCGTTTAAAATGGAACGGATACTTAGTTTCCATAAAACACAATTTTACTCGGAAACTGCTCTGCTATCCAGATCAGATATGATCCGGTTTGATTAGTAGGTAAGAAATATCACTAGTCCGTATACAAGTAGGGACATGAAAGACCATAATACTTGGTAAATGAGATTTTTCTCTACATATGAGAGATATGGGACGGATAAAGGAAACCATAGTGCTTAGCCTTAACAGACGTAATTTGGTGATTGTACTAGCCGATGTTACACAAACCCCAAAGTAAAGACTCTGCCACTAACAAAAGTACAAATTTCATCCAACGGGATATAAGATAATATCTTCTAACAGGATATATGATAATTATTAGCGAAGGGATGACTACTACCACCTACTACTAACCACTTACGCATATAAGGTCATATCTTTATTATGGGCAATTATCGTTATAACCAGGACCCCATAATAAAAACCGTAATCATTTGTATGTTTCTTATCAACTTTTAAATCATAACAATTTGGATTCGATGCGTACGTCTGTACATCTTCAGGGTCTTTGGCTTCGTTATTTTCATTGATTACTTGAACATGACTAAAATAACTGGATATTCCAAGACCTCCTTCTGAAGAGAAATGACCGCTACCCATTTGAGTTGTAGTATGTCGTCCTTTATATCTCTCATTATATATTTCTCCACCGAGTTCTACTTTAATTGCTGTCCTTGATAATTGGGTGAATAAAGAACTTGGAAAATATCCCACGGGAATATCTTGTATTTATATCCACCAGTTTCCACTATTTTGGTCCTACAATATTATTCAATATAAATTTTTTGAATAGAGTTTGAAAAACGATACAAATGCGACATTGATCACTTCTGCTTTCTTACCTTGTATATACTGAAAGTGGCATCTTTTTGGTCGCCGTTAGAAATGGACATTTCTGTGAAATTGCAACCAAGGGAAATATCCGAGGACGTTTGAAGAAAACCAGGACATTCGTAGTTGATGCAGACATTTTTGTAGGTATTGGTCTGGGAAAAAAAAGTAAATGATATTGGACAAAGATAGGTAACTTTTGGAACCATTTATACCAAAAGTTCCTATCTTTTTCCGCATGGAAGAGATAATAACTTCTAATTAGCATCCCTGATACCATAGTAAATATAATATTGTAATACTTCATAATTATCTTAAGAAAACCATATAGTACTAGGAGCAATAACACTTACGCTCCATAATATAAAGAATTGAGTATGGGAATCACCATATCTAGGTGGGTGCAcctaattaaaaacaaaaattaagccAAATCATCATACTTAAGTTTGAATTTTAGAAACATGGCCTTGGATGGTTAACTTACTTCCCATCCAGCTTCAATAGTATTGAGATCATTTTGGTCACCGGCATCAACTCAGATTTGAATACACTCATCTCAGATGGTTCTTCCAAAAAAGGATTCcaaatatttatttttgcttgTGCCACTAAAAAGTTGCCGCATACCTAATTACCGCATACtgtaataaaaatatttaaacaCATACAAACACGACTTTCAAAATTATTATAACCACATACAGACAAGATATGGTATTAATAACTTATGTGGCAACTCATTGTTTGAACGAAGGTTTAATTGAGCAAGATTTTTCAATCCAAACACCACTAGCGAAAGAAATTTTGGGTTGGGTTCTCGTTTGGCATAACGACTCAATGAGTTTCGAATTAACAGAATTTAGATGGTCGAGGCTTCTAGAGTTGAGGAACCCTAATATCTGGTTTAAGGTTTCATCTCTTGCTCCAGAAACTAGTAAACCTAGAGAACTGTCGATTGAGAACGGAGAGAATACAAAATTCGTGTTCTTCAACTTTGAGTCGTTTAACCACAAGTTTTTAACGAGTTTGATACATGAGTTGGCTGCAGTGCTTCGGGTGAACGGAAGCATATCTAAAATAGTAAATAAAATGGCTTAAAACCTTCAAAAGAGAGGCTTTGCTTTTGTAGTTCGTCTTCCGTTGGTATCAGACTATCGCACACCCTAAACCCTAAGCTTTGAAAGTTCTCAAAATTCCCGAGATTTGTTCTATAAGTAGGCCTGGCTTGTATGTCCGGTCCATATTTTACTAAGACATAGGATAGGCATAGGCCATGATCATCATCTCTTAATTAGTAAGCTAACGTTACCTCCAAGAATACTTAGGTACAAAATATGTGCATTGTGAGTGATAATATGGCGCAAGTCTCTTTTTAAATTTTCTTATACTTCATATATCTACCATGAGTCGTTTTTCCAGTCGAATCACTGCACGACATGACACATCATAAATTGTAGAACGCAGAAAGTTCTGGTATAATTTCTAATAGAAAGCTTGACCATATGCAATTGCTCATTTCTAACTGCAGAGCCAAATGCAACAGCAAGAAAATGGCGCCCTGATCTTTTCACATGTTAATTTATTTGAAAGATTATACGGATGGGGGACGGGGCTTATGGCACTGCCTGTCTTGCTTTTACTGCGACTGTTGGCGCCAGAGATCACAAATTCTTGGATCCACTTGCTGCGGAAGACAAACGGGGTGAGTCATGAAGGATCTatggttttttatttttaaaaataaaaggaaTGGTTATCTAGGTTTATGAAACAGAAGAGATGGAACTGAGGATGTTTGGGTGCGGAAAGAGTGAACCagtgaattttttattttttttgttagaacCGAACCCAAAGTACCGAACCCGATGACTCTGTTGTGAACATTGGTTGGTTCTACCTAGACGGGAAACGATGACCACTACAGTCGGAGATGAAAAACGACGCTTTGTACTCCACCTAACTGGAACCGatgaatatggtaatcaaaaCAAGACGCTGGAGTGTAGATAAAAATGTTAGAAAAACTAGAATCAGTTTCACCTGGACGGGAGATTGAAGACGCTGGAATGAAATTAAAAACGTTAAAAGTTACGCTCTGTTTCAGCTGGACGTGAACAGATGACCGCCATAGTTGAAGATCGAAGATGCAAATTATGCAAATAAATGGCGGTAGTTTCAACTAAACAAGCTCTGTTTAGCTTTTGTTGTATTGCTGACTAGAACTATCCAAGCTACCGGAAACATTCATACATTCATGAACCATGTTATGATTCGTGTAGCAGAGATTCATGGACTTATAGTCGTGCATGCCATCTTATCATCAAGGAAAAGTCCCCAGAACACATTGTTCATTCATCCGatcgaaaaaaaaaacacattgcTCATTCACACACCTGAATGCGAAAGGAAGGGATGCTGATCAGaatgaaagaaaaagagatgagaaAAATACAGCTTCCAAGATTCACTATTGCACCTGAATGCGAAAGAAGATATGCTGATCAGAATTAAGATCAATATGCACGTCAAAGAAAGGGAGAGATAAGAGAAACTAGTGACCTCTGCTAATAGCAGtgtcaagttattaattgatcgCTAACAAAGATAGTATCTTTTCAACTTAAAATACTCGCTCAACCCTATCTCAATTTCAGCCTACTCAACAGCTCACCATTGGGTTTAATCCTAAAATCGCAGACCACTTAGGTACTTTACTGTTGACATTTATCATTATAGCCTGAACCTCCATAGTAAAAACTATAACCATTCGTACGCTTCTCGTCAACTTTCAAATCGTAGCAATTCGGATTCGAGGTGTACAGCTGCACATTTACAGGGTCGTCGATAATTTCGTTATTTTCAGTCATTACTTGAACATGACTAAAATAACTGGATATTCCAAGACCTCCGTCCAAAGGGTAATGACCACTACCCATTTGAGTGGTAGTATGTCTTCCGTTAGATCTTGCGTTGGTGATTTCTCCACCGAATTCTACATGATCTGCTGTCTTTGATAATAGCTTGAATATAGAACTTGGATAATAGCCCACGGAAATACCTTGTAATTGTACCCACCAATTTCCACTATTTTGGTCCTTAAAATTATGCAATGTCATTTTTTGGAATAGAGCAGGCAAAAAATCGATGATGCTAATGAAACATGGATTCTTTCGATTTTCTTAATTACCTTGTGTATACTGAAGGTGGCATCTTTCTGGCCGCCTTTGAAAGTGGACACTTCTGTAAAATTACAACCAAGACCAATTTCCGAGGATGTTTGCACAAAACCAGGACATAATAGGTTGACGCAACCGTGTTTGTAGCCATCGCCCTAATAGGAATAGAGAGCAAATGGTGGTCTAATACATCTTAAAGATAAAAAATACTATATACCATTTCGAGGATCAACAATACTTACCGTCCACATTATAAAGAATCTGGTCTGGGTATCATTGAAGTAGAATTGGTCCAcctaattaaaaacaaaaagtaacccagaaaatcaacaaaaatttCAAGTTTGAATCTAGAACATAACCTTGGATGAACAACTTACTGTCCATCCAGCTTCAATGGTATTAAGCTCTTCATAGGGACCAGCTTCAACCCAGATTTGAGATACACTCATTTCAGATGATGATTCCACTGTCGGATTCCAAAGATTTATTTTTGCTTGTGCTCCTATAAAACTTCCACGCATTTTTATCACAGCGTACTGTAAGAGTCATTCAACATATACCAATTTCAAAATTCTTACAACCACTGTATGCAAACTACAATAGTTACTAAAACTTTGCATAAGAAAAACATTGCCGTATAAATATACCTCATGGATCTCCGGATCTTCATTTGGCTGTAATGTATTAGGCTTCTTGCTGTGAAAAGGTTTTGGACGAAGTTGTTTGCGGAAAAGTGTTGAATCGTAATGTTTTCGGGTGTTCCGTCGAATAGGAATAGTTCCATGTGGACATGTTCCATACTTATGCCAGGTTTGTGTAAGTTGGAGAGTTCCCAAATtgtctaattttgtatttttcggAAACACACTTGGCCTCATCTGTTTCATATACGAATAAAAACAAAGCAAACCCCTTTTgagaatttgaaataaaaataaacatataCATGTATGTTAGGAAGGAAAGTATGTGTTGAACCTGTATTGTATGGTTACGAAGTGAAGGATGATCAAGAGAAGGTTGCTTGAAGATATCATAACAGTCAATGATTTCATCATTGTCAACCTACATGGTAAATCAATCAATATGTGATATGGCAAGAAACATGAGATTATcgtaaaagaaaatataaaccACTTTGTACCTGAAtagttttgattattgatttgttcACAGCATTCGAAATCCTTCTTGCGTCAACTAATGCTTTTGGAGTTAAAACTACATATATGAAAATAGCTAGAAGGAATAGCCGACTTGGTGAGTTGATAAATTTAGACATTATTAATCTAAATATTTTTCTCGGAAACCAGCAATACTACTGCATACACAAAGTATTTTAACATGAGCGGTGAAAAAGATGATCAAAAATTTATCGGTGAcacagaatatatatatatacacacacaaaaCTATATTCTTACTCGAAATATCATTTAGATTTCCTGGTTAATACCAAATCTTACCATATATGTTTAAACTTTATTGGACATATTTCACTACTAAAGATCTTACCATTATTATTGATTGCGACTTTATAACAGATAtccaaaataaaatatatttaccATTTTTATGCCATTAATTACGAAATCTTAGTAAAGTTAAAATGTTAATAAATACCAATAATTCTATACAGACCGTCTTTATAAGTTATATGGCCAGTTGGAAACTCCTTGCCAGACTAACGAATGTATGGGGAGGCTTTCTCAAAAGACCGTAAGCCTCTGGCTTCTCGCAAAGCAAGGGATTTAGCCAGGTGGAATTACATACGTATATTACATTTTGAGTACCTTACATATCAGAGCAAGGCACTGAACTAATATAGTTTCAGTGATTGTTTAATACATGGATGGATCCTAGCTTCATAGATCTTAAGGAATATTATCGGTTAACATAATGCACATTTTTTGTTCACCTCAAAATTTGcctttttcatcatcttatggcGTAAATGATTACATCCTGGTAACTCGTAGTACGTACcagtgttgtttttttttttttttcattttttgatcGAAAAATTAAACATTTTATAGATGAAAAATCAGAGTACATGAAAAATGATCCCTGACGCTCAGGACCAAAATGAAAAAAGGAAGCCAGAAAAGCTACCAACACAAAGAAAAACTCCAAAAAACTATCAACgcaaagaaaaactccaaaaCAAAGGGAGCACACCTGAAACAAATACGAAGAACAACAAATATCGAGACAGCCCACAGTGCACAGCTTAAGGTGGTTCGAAAATCTCCTCCTTTCAACCGACTACAAATCGCTCCAGAGAAATTCCTTCAAAGACCCCTTTCCTGTGAAGCCAATAAGCAACCGTCAGCTTCACTGAATCAAACATGTGTTGTTTTTTCATTAAAACCCTTTTTAAGTTTGTTGAAATTTCTTATGGTTTTAGGTTTTATGTGCATATAAAAGTTTTCTTTTTACTTGTTTTAGATTAACCCAATTATGGCATAGGAATATTCATTTTCATTGGTTCAATTGTGTGTTGTGGTGGGTTTGTGATGTTGGTTATTGATTTGGAAATGATtgcttgttgaatttgtaatttaGGGGGATTATACTTGTATATGTTTACTCCCAAGATGTTCCAGTCTCTTCCATATACTCAAGGTATGTTAATTGAGTGTGCTAGTCTATGTAAGTTACACTGTATATGAATCACGTGGCGCATGAATGTTGAAACTTGACGCAGTTCTAAATCAAGATAGAGCAATGACTAATCATCcctaaaaaaaacattaacaCAAGTGAAAAGAAATAGGATTATCTAATAGGTTTGGAGGTAGAGTGTATACAAAGATGTAGTTTATTTGGTTTGCTAGCAATTACTCTTGCATTTATGTTGGTTGGTCTCATGATTCCCCGGGTATATGAAAGGTGAACAAGCATTTCTTCTTCTAGGAGGGCAGCATGCGTTATGGAAATTACTTTTATGGATATATAAATGTCTTTCTGATATTATCTGAAATGAGACAATTTTAGCATgtgatgtttatgctatgaaatgcttatgcaatgcttttatgatgcgagtatgatgagaaggcttatctattgcaatgtatagctaatgtttgcgatacttagctcattttgcacgctaaaattgatgtagctttaaattgcctccattctccatttgtctgattttttctttagtgtatgcattcctcttcgtgtagttattgttcctcacaagttcttacgtgtgtttcatctttcctttttcctgcactattagtatctcataacagtatgatcataatatcaagtctgcggcattttcactgcctcagtttcgttttcatgtacatattcgcaagcttatttgcttacatataatcatttttGCAAGCTCattagctctttttcttattttcttatgtggtcctattttgccttcctagttaaaggtcttattttgccacctcttgtcattgcgacaaaatcacagtacgtctttgcactttcatgcaaaaacccattgatcttgccttaactttttcttttgtattattgcctcttcaggattgttgcgacaatatgacagtcctaaatattcttgcgaaaataaagccccatgacattgccgtcttgcgacgaaatcgcaggacgtctttgcactttcatgcaaaaacccattaatctcgtcttatatttttctctagtattattgcctcttcaggattgttgcacaaatatgacaagccttaatatccttgcgaataaaaagcctcatgacatttgcgtcttaagacacttatcagctccctaatggagggtgccgcccttatttccccctggttgccccttcaaggaggcgtacttctaccatacaaggttagctcctcccatccggtcttaacaacaaccagttgttttcgcagcctcttatcctttttacctatagggcttatggttccgagactgcaccctaagtggggttttcttcgggccgagtgcagtataagccaagacttgtcaagaatggcaaggacgcttcaaacgcccctggcactcttgtcTCAACCGTGTAcatcggcgccttgatcagattatgcactccttgggagagtccttattaccttagtcgcccaacttaagtcatatgcttaggcagagaatccaaggtgcccctcccggatgggctttattgaccccaaatctccatgactcgggttccgagggcggtgtaacctttccctgagccatgcaacaggtacccccttatatgacgtactttaggccTTACATTTGCCtattgcgaaattttattcgcgaactatagtgtacgccataaaggttcgcccctatctgcgaaattttattcgcattTCTGGGAAATTTTCccatttctttattctctcattaatcttttcatttctgtcatctctttcattcattctttcattctcataatatcatatcatttgaatcaaaataaatattcaagagaaattttaATACacggtaactctgaaatctttgtagttgtgaaatctttgtaattctgcgattctatcgcgttttgtaaatcaaatcaaaaatctttttattctatgcaaaagaaatattctagagaaatatataaattgaattttctcagttttctgtaattttgaaatctcgcaatctttgtaattttgaagtctttgtaatcttgaaatcttagtaatctttataatttttgaaatcttgaaatctttgtaatcgtgcgattgaatctctttttgtaaatcaaatcaaaaatctttttatttgttcctagtataaagtaaaatgttcatggAGGTGGtatttatctttcatgtgagtcgctgttgttgtcaaataagtgaataaatgccttgaaatgtatgaatttcgcgtagcaaaaagaagtgtgagaagtgagacttgaacccttcatcttcttcttggattttctcgcaccataccaactgtgctaatcCTCTTTTACAaattaatcaaagttcttgcgaagtaaatCAAATTCCAAAcgtgtaagaggcaattctgtatgaatttcgcataataaaaataaacatgcgagaagcaagaattgatatCGTGACCTGCTGCTTGTATTCATGCCTCCTGatcaactgtgctaaccctctcttgtgaaagtaatcaaatatcaactctgcgaaatgaatatttgcggaGCAAAAAATTTTTGGTCGCaaggagaatcgaacccatgtcctctagttttcatactccttctctgaccatttGCACTACTTGTTACTTACGAAAGAGacacacaatgttgtactttattccatttcttcgcctttaggatttcaaaaatgtgcgaaaaattaagcttgatgagggatttgAACTTGAGTCTTataactcactctagcgaagcttgaccaactgtgctacctcttgtttgcta
This genomic stretch from Papaver somniferum cultivar HN1 chromosome 5, ASM357369v1, whole genome shotgun sequence harbors:
- the LOC113278132 gene encoding uncharacterized protein LOC113278132 isoform X1, producing MSKFINSPSRLFLLAIFIYVVLTPKALVDARRISNAVNKSIIKTIQVDNDEIIDCYDIFKQPSLDHPSLRNHTIQMRPSVFPKNTKLDNLGTLQLTQTWHKYGTCPHGTIPIRRNTRKHYDSTLFRKQLRPKPFHSKKPNTLQPNEDPEIHEYAVIKMRGSFIGAQAKINLWNPTVESSSEMSVSQIWVEAGPYEELNTIEAGWTVDQFYFNDTQTRFFIMWTGDGYKHGCVNLLCPGFVQTSSEIGLGCNFTEVSTFKGGQKDATFSIHKDQNSGNWWVQLQGISVGYYPSSIFKLLSKTADHVEFGGEITNARSNGRHTTTQMGSGHYPLDGGLGISSYFSHVQVMTENNEIIDDPVNVQLYTSNPNCYDLKVDEKRTNGYSFYYGGSGYNDKCQQ
- the LOC113278132 gene encoding uncharacterized protein LOC113278132 isoform X2; its protein translation is MSKFINSPSRLFLLAIFIYVVLTPKALVDARRISNAVNKSIIKTIQVDNDEIIDCYDIFKQPSLDHPSLRNHTIQMRPSVFPKNTKLDNLGTLQLTQTWHKYGTCPHGTIPIRRNTRKHYDSTLFRKQLRPKPFHSKKPNTLQPNEDPEIHEYAVIKMRGSFIGAQAKINLWNPTVESSSEMSVSQIWVEAGPYEELNTIEAGWTVDQFYFNDTQTRFFIMWTGDGYKHGCVNLLCPGFVQTSSEIGLGCNFTEVSTFKGGQKDATFSIHKWKLVGTITRYFRGLLSKFYIQAIIKDSRSCRIRWRNHQRKI